In the Clostridium sp. 'White wine YQ' genome, TGCTTCCAGATATAAGCGGATTTGAAATATGTAAGAGGGTATCAAAGGAATATACAATACCTGTAGTAATGCTAACTGCAAAATCAGATACTATTGATAAAATATTAGGAATTGAGCTAGGTGCTGATGACTATATTACAAAACCCTTCGATATTAGGGAAGTTGTTGTTAGAATAAAGGCCATTTTTAGAAGAATAGGACAAATTTCAGAATCAACAGTTACAAATAAATTTGAAGTGATTAAGTTATCATCTGATACTGAAATATACAAAGATAAAAGAGAAGTTATAAAAGATAATTATAGAGTTGATCTTACTAATAAAGAGTTTGATTTATTATTGTTTTTAGCGGAGAACAGAGGTAGGGTTTTTTCGAGAGCAGAATTACTAGATAGAGTATGGGGTTTTGAATTTGTAGGGGATACAAGAACAGTGGATATTCATGTTCAAAGATTAAGAAAGAAACTTGATAAAAATAAAGGTATATCAATAATAGAAACAGTTTTTGGTGTAGGCTATAAACTGGTTTAACTAAGGTGATAATATGAAATATTCAATTCAAAACAAAATACTGTTGTGGTTCTCTATTATAATTTTTATAGGTCTATCTTCTATTATCTTTGCTTCTTATAAAATTACTGAGCAAAATACTGAGCGTATAATACAAAATGATATGATTACAGTTAAGAAAAATTTAGATCTATATTTGAAACAATATTCTTTAATCAGAAATATTGAATATAATGAGACCAAATTTTTAGATATTGCAGATGATGTTTCAAAAGAACTGAGTTCGGAAGTAGGAAGCAACGTGGACATTTATAATGCTTCAGGAGAGAAAATTTCAAATTTTTTAACCCAAGATAAGTTGAAAAGTGATGATATTTCAAAAGCAATTAAGGGTGAAATAGCATATTCAATTAACTATAGTGGAGGTAAAGTCATAGTTAGTTTATCCTATCCAATTGAAAAAGATAATAAGGCA is a window encoding:
- a CDS encoding response regulator transcription factor; its protein translation is MEQKKILIIEDEDYISDLLSYSLRKEGFITEIAENGEIGMKLIAEYKPDLLILDLMLPDISGFEICKRVSKEYTIPVVMLTAKSDTIDKILGIELGADDYITKPFDIREVVVRIKAIFRRIGQISESTVTNKFEVIKLSSDTEIYKDKREVIKDNYRVDLTNKEFDLLLFLAENRGRVFSRAELLDRVWGFEFVGDTRTVDIHVQRLRKKLDKNKGISIIETVFGVGYKLV